In Pieris rapae chromosome 24, ilPieRapa1.1, whole genome shotgun sequence, a single window of DNA contains:
- the LOC111001821 gene encoding coiled-coil domain-containing protein 186 isoform X3, which produces MSVEIIENSVHIGGIDDDNSAVKQNELSSDSGVDTLESCSVTYPPSSESDISHIKIPESDLFQDDNVLEDLFSTNESSSPSSLSKSISSDNIQNGYSNTEHSCDVHQLSNTDNLSLKEGIINNISVSLTENKSLSASVSNITNIPESSIDLKKSTTSLNVPVEKCNIDMLSRSAENLTNLIEPEIISSTEALNTEEILTQFDNQKRKVAATQKIVPDTQPHIDLKSRLPKEILSQDIGSIVRNVHGIFSSVSGSLKSAYNNQRVVQKPTKTVKPVNTKLLSDIFEDGVEKLPVLDTNEIPNVPEIPKPVEIDSDINKDFSKLQIESLERVLAEQRKDNVSLREKVKRQMEELQAKDQSFKELEVKVDLMSKRTEQAQREKDAAVMRYASLECSVIDAKKSAENAVKAEKAAIAEKDLLVNKLKTARDEKQRICQMYDDKCHEVSNTERELAKVREELKELEGRLKWTQSKLRVEMDAYKESTERADKLSQQLSELEAAKEAAVLNATDSLKAKQLESELKETQATLILCKHEKEDLDKRLTAALQQFETCKGERDEATSALSLAQAELERVKAHARCLEEEAAELAALRAQAALADTLSSQLQRETELRNQAEASLALERARSETCVRREASALEHAAKLTATHVAERARASEHEAKAQALAADNSSLRERIQFLESEISSLQISLNDEMERRNKETRVLARKVAELTTEAAEANKKLEWEKGEVGVLKKKHASAVKELNRELQRALKRIEQLEAKLPQNGDTTSTRTGSVTSLSSGEGPEEKLHNGHQSDLPEIQETRSPKTKEPDRQALIERIVQLQRAAARRAERCEFLEEHSKQLTNELRGKSRLLRHLLASMPGGAVTSQNSDKNKLIRTLTKVYIIY; this is translated from the exons atgtcaGTGGAAATCATTGAAAATTCTGTCCATATTGGTGGTATCGACGACGATAACTCTGcagtaaaacaaaatgaattatCCAGTGATTCCGGCGTTGATACGTTGGAGTCATGCTCTGTTACATATCCTCCATCATCTGAGTCAGATATATCGCATATAAAGATTCCCGAATCGGATTTATTTCAGGATGATAACGTTCTCGAAGATCTCTTTTCTACAAACGAAAGTAGTTCACCTTCCTCACTTAGTAAATCCATAAGTTctgataatatacaaaatggaTACTCAAACACCGAACACAGTTGTGACGTTCATCAACTTAGTAATACTGACAATCTCTCATTAAAGGAAGGGATAATCAATAACATATCAGTTTCTCTAACAGAAAACAAGTCCTTATCTGCATCTGTAAGCAATATCACCAACATACCTGAGTCTTCCATAGACCTCAAAAAGTCAACCACCAGTCTAAATGTGCCTGtagaaaaatgtaatatagatATGTTGAGTAGAAGTGCTGAAAATTTGACAAACCTAATAGAACCTGAAATTATTTCAAGTACTGAAGCACTAAATACTGAAGAAATTCTCACACAATTTGATAATCAAAAGCGAAAAGTTGCAGCAACCCAGAAAATTGTACCAGATACCCAGCCACACATAGATTTAAAAAGTAGACTGCCAAAGGAGATACTTTCACAAGATATTGGTAGTATTGTGAGAAATGTTCATGGTATATTTTCATCTGTTTCGGGCAGTTTAAAAAGTGCATACAACAATCAACGGGTGGTCCAAAAACCAACCAAAACAGTAAAACcagttaatacaaaattattgagTGATATTTTTGAAGATGGGGTTGAGAAATTACCAGTGCTTGATACTAATGAAATCCCAAACGTCCCAGAGATTCCAAAACCAGTAGAAATAGATAGTGACATTAATAAAGACTTCAGTAAACTTCAAATTGAATCGTTAGAAAGGGTTTTAGCTGAACAAAGAAAAGATAATGTCTCTTTAAGAGAAAAAGTCAAAAGGCAAATGGAAGAATTACAGGCCAAGGACCAATCATTTAAGGAGCTCGAAGTCAAAGTTGACCTG ATGTCAAAACGTACTGAACAAGCTCAACGAGAAAAAGACGCGGCTGTGATGCGCTACGCTAGCCTTGAATGTTCAGTTATAGATGCTAAAAAGTCAGCAGAAAATGCTGTCAAAGCTGAAAAGGCCGCTATTGCAGAGAAAGACCTACTTGTCAATAAATTGAAGACCGCACGAGATGAGAAACAAAGGATTTGTCAGATGTATGATGATAAG tGTCATGAAGTATCGAATACAGAAAGGGAATTAGCTAAAGTCCGTGAGGAGTTAAAAGAGTTGGAGGGTAGGCTGAAGTGGACCCAGAGCAAACTAAGGGTTGAAATGGACGCTTATAAG GAAAGTACTGAGCGGGCGGATAAACTCTCGCAACAACTTAGCGAGTTGGAAGCGGCGAAGGAAGCTGCGGTTTTGAACGCCACCGATTCGTTGAAGGCTAAGCAATTAG AAAGTGAATTAAAAGAAACCCAAGCGACGCTCATACTATGCAAGCATGAGAAGGAAGACCTGGACAAAAGACTGACTGCAGCTCTACAGCAGTTCGAGACTTGTAAGGGGGAAAGGGACGAGGCGACTAGTGCGCTCTCTCTCGCACAGGCTGAG TTGGAAAGAGTGAAGGCGCATGCCAGGTGTCTCGAAGAAGAGGCTGCTGAGTTGGCAGCATTGAGGGCTCAGGCAGCGCTGGCCGATACACTTAGCTCACAATTGCAAAG GGAAACCGAACTCCGGAACCAAGCTGAAGCGTCACTGGCGTTGGAAAGGGCGCGGTCCGAGACGTGCGTACGTCGTGAAGCGTCCGCCCTCGAACACGCCGCGAAGCTAACGGCTACGCACGTTGCTGAACGTGCACGTGCGTCAGAACACGAAGCTAAG GCGCAAGCACTGGCAGCGGATAATTCCTCACTTCGTGAGCGAATTCAGTTCTTGGAATCGGAGATTTCGTCTCTGCAAATATCGTTGAATGATGAAATGGAGAGGAGGAACAAGGAGACCAGGGTTTTGGCCAGAAAA GTGGCTGAACTGACGACAGAAGCCGCAGAAGCTAACAAGAAGTTGGAGTGGGAGAAGGGAGAAGTTGGAGTCTTGAAGAAGAAACATGCCAGTGCTGTGAAG GAGTTGAATCGCGAACTCCAGCGTGCGTTGAAACGCATAGAACAACTCGAAGCTAAGTTACCGCAAAATGGTGACACGACATCTACGAGAACAG GCTCTGTGACGTCACTGAGCAGTGGAGAAGGTCCAGAAGAGAAGTTGCACAATGGACACCAAAGTGACTTACCAGAAATTCag GAAACTCGATCGCCTAAG ACCAAAGAACCAGATAGACAAGCCCTAATCGAAAGGATAGTCCAACTACAAAGAGCGGCAGCAAGACGCGCCGAACGATGCGAGTTCCTGGAAGAGCATTCGAAGCAGTTGACCAACGAGTTGCGGGGGAAGTCCCGGTTATTGCGACACCTTCTTGCGTCTATGCCCGGTGGAGCTGTCACATCACAGAACAGTGATAAAAATAag CTTATACGGACGCTAACCaaggtatatataatttattaa
- the LOC111001821 gene encoding coiled-coil domain-containing protein 186 isoform X2 yields the protein MSVEIIENSVHIGGIDDDNSAVKQNELSSDSGVDTLESCSVTYPPSSESDISHIKIPESDLFQDDNVLEDLFSTNESSSPSSLSKSISSDNIQNGYSNTEHSCDVHQLSNTDNLSLKEGIINNISVSLTENKSLSASVSNITNIPESSIDLKKSTTSLNVPVEKCNIDMLSRSAENLTNLIEPEIISSTEALNTEEILTQFDNQKRKVAATQKIVPDTQPHIDLKSRLPKEILSQDIGSIVRNVHGIFSSVSGSLKSAYNNQRVVQKPTKTVKPVNTKLLSDIFEDGVEKLPVLDTNEIPNVPEIPKPVEIDSDINKDFSKLQIESLERVLAEQRKDNVSLREKVKRQMEELQAKDQSFKELEVKVDLMSKRTEQAQREKDAAVMRYASLECSVIDAKKSAENAVKAEKAAIAEKDLLVNKLKTARDEKQRICQMYDDKCHEVSNTERELAKVREELKELEGRLKWTQSKLRVEMDAYKESTERADKLSQQLSELEAAKEAAVLNATDSLKAKQLESELKETQATLILCKHEKEDLDKRLTAALQQFETCKGERDEATSALSLAQAELERVKAHARCLEEEAAELAALRAQAALADTLSSQLQRETELRNQAEASLALERARSETCVRREASALEHAAKLTATHVAERARASEHEAKAQALAADNSSLRERIQFLESEISSLQISLNDEMERRNKETRVLARKVAELTTEAAEANKKLEWEKGEVGVLKKKHASAVKELNRELQRALKRIEQLEAKLPQNGDTTSTRTGSVTSLSSGEGPEEKLHNGHQSDLPEIQTKEPDRQALIERIVQLQRAAARRAERCEFLEEHSKQLTNELRGKSRLLRHLLASMPGGAVTSQNSDKNKKEIARLGGGAMAAVWGGDPNGITLELSLEINKKLQAVLEDTLLKNITLKENIDTLGEEISRLKSKSVN from the exons atgtcaGTGGAAATCATTGAAAATTCTGTCCATATTGGTGGTATCGACGACGATAACTCTGcagtaaaacaaaatgaattatCCAGTGATTCCGGCGTTGATACGTTGGAGTCATGCTCTGTTACATATCCTCCATCATCTGAGTCAGATATATCGCATATAAAGATTCCCGAATCGGATTTATTTCAGGATGATAACGTTCTCGAAGATCTCTTTTCTACAAACGAAAGTAGTTCACCTTCCTCACTTAGTAAATCCATAAGTTctgataatatacaaaatggaTACTCAAACACCGAACACAGTTGTGACGTTCATCAACTTAGTAATACTGACAATCTCTCATTAAAGGAAGGGATAATCAATAACATATCAGTTTCTCTAACAGAAAACAAGTCCTTATCTGCATCTGTAAGCAATATCACCAACATACCTGAGTCTTCCATAGACCTCAAAAAGTCAACCACCAGTCTAAATGTGCCTGtagaaaaatgtaatatagatATGTTGAGTAGAAGTGCTGAAAATTTGACAAACCTAATAGAACCTGAAATTATTTCAAGTACTGAAGCACTAAATACTGAAGAAATTCTCACACAATTTGATAATCAAAAGCGAAAAGTTGCAGCAACCCAGAAAATTGTACCAGATACCCAGCCACACATAGATTTAAAAAGTAGACTGCCAAAGGAGATACTTTCACAAGATATTGGTAGTATTGTGAGAAATGTTCATGGTATATTTTCATCTGTTTCGGGCAGTTTAAAAAGTGCATACAACAATCAACGGGTGGTCCAAAAACCAACCAAAACAGTAAAACcagttaatacaaaattattgagTGATATTTTTGAAGATGGGGTTGAGAAATTACCAGTGCTTGATACTAATGAAATCCCAAACGTCCCAGAGATTCCAAAACCAGTAGAAATAGATAGTGACATTAATAAAGACTTCAGTAAACTTCAAATTGAATCGTTAGAAAGGGTTTTAGCTGAACAAAGAAAAGATAATGTCTCTTTAAGAGAAAAAGTCAAAAGGCAAATGGAAGAATTACAGGCCAAGGACCAATCATTTAAGGAGCTCGAAGTCAAAGTTGACCTG ATGTCAAAACGTACTGAACAAGCTCAACGAGAAAAAGACGCGGCTGTGATGCGCTACGCTAGCCTTGAATGTTCAGTTATAGATGCTAAAAAGTCAGCAGAAAATGCTGTCAAAGCTGAAAAGGCCGCTATTGCAGAGAAAGACCTACTTGTCAATAAATTGAAGACCGCACGAGATGAGAAACAAAGGATTTGTCAGATGTATGATGATAAG tGTCATGAAGTATCGAATACAGAAAGGGAATTAGCTAAAGTCCGTGAGGAGTTAAAAGAGTTGGAGGGTAGGCTGAAGTGGACCCAGAGCAAACTAAGGGTTGAAATGGACGCTTATAAG GAAAGTACTGAGCGGGCGGATAAACTCTCGCAACAACTTAGCGAGTTGGAAGCGGCGAAGGAAGCTGCGGTTTTGAACGCCACCGATTCGTTGAAGGCTAAGCAATTAG AAAGTGAATTAAAAGAAACCCAAGCGACGCTCATACTATGCAAGCATGAGAAGGAAGACCTGGACAAAAGACTGACTGCAGCTCTACAGCAGTTCGAGACTTGTAAGGGGGAAAGGGACGAGGCGACTAGTGCGCTCTCTCTCGCACAGGCTGAG TTGGAAAGAGTGAAGGCGCATGCCAGGTGTCTCGAAGAAGAGGCTGCTGAGTTGGCAGCATTGAGGGCTCAGGCAGCGCTGGCCGATACACTTAGCTCACAATTGCAAAG GGAAACCGAACTCCGGAACCAAGCTGAAGCGTCACTGGCGTTGGAAAGGGCGCGGTCCGAGACGTGCGTACGTCGTGAAGCGTCCGCCCTCGAACACGCCGCGAAGCTAACGGCTACGCACGTTGCTGAACGTGCACGTGCGTCAGAACACGAAGCTAAG GCGCAAGCACTGGCAGCGGATAATTCCTCACTTCGTGAGCGAATTCAGTTCTTGGAATCGGAGATTTCGTCTCTGCAAATATCGTTGAATGATGAAATGGAGAGGAGGAACAAGGAGACCAGGGTTTTGGCCAGAAAA GTGGCTGAACTGACGACAGAAGCCGCAGAAGCTAACAAGAAGTTGGAGTGGGAGAAGGGAGAAGTTGGAGTCTTGAAGAAGAAACATGCCAGTGCTGTGAAG GAGTTGAATCGCGAACTCCAGCGTGCGTTGAAACGCATAGAACAACTCGAAGCTAAGTTACCGCAAAATGGTGACACGACATCTACGAGAACAG GCTCTGTGACGTCACTGAGCAGTGGAGAAGGTCCAGAAGAGAAGTTGCACAATGGACACCAAAGTGACTTACCAGAAATTCag ACCAAAGAACCAGATAGACAAGCCCTAATCGAAAGGATAGTCCAACTACAAAGAGCGGCAGCAAGACGCGCCGAACGATGCGAGTTCCTGGAAGAGCATTCGAAGCAGTTGACCAACGAGTTGCGGGGGAAGTCCCGGTTATTGCGACACCTTCTTGCGTCTATGCCCGGTGGAGCTGTCACATCACAGAACAGTGATAAAAATAag AAAGAGATAGCGCGTCTTGGTGGGGGAGCAATGGCGGCTGTGTGGGGGGGAGATCCGAACGGAATCACTCTTGAGCTCTCTCTTGAGATTAATAAGAAGCTTCAAGCTGTGTTGGAAGACACGCTACTTAAGAATATAACGTTGaag gaAAATATCGATACATTAGGAGAAGAAATATCAAggttaaaaagtaaaagtgttaattaa
- the LOC111001821 gene encoding coiled-coil domain-containing protein 186 isoform X1, translated as MSVEIIENSVHIGGIDDDNSAVKQNELSSDSGVDTLESCSVTYPPSSESDISHIKIPESDLFQDDNVLEDLFSTNESSSPSSLSKSISSDNIQNGYSNTEHSCDVHQLSNTDNLSLKEGIINNISVSLTENKSLSASVSNITNIPESSIDLKKSTTSLNVPVEKCNIDMLSRSAENLTNLIEPEIISSTEALNTEEILTQFDNQKRKVAATQKIVPDTQPHIDLKSRLPKEILSQDIGSIVRNVHGIFSSVSGSLKSAYNNQRVVQKPTKTVKPVNTKLLSDIFEDGVEKLPVLDTNEIPNVPEIPKPVEIDSDINKDFSKLQIESLERVLAEQRKDNVSLREKVKRQMEELQAKDQSFKELEVKVDLMSKRTEQAQREKDAAVMRYASLECSVIDAKKSAENAVKAEKAAIAEKDLLVNKLKTARDEKQRICQMYDDKCHEVSNTERELAKVREELKELEGRLKWTQSKLRVEMDAYKESTERADKLSQQLSELEAAKEAAVLNATDSLKAKQLESELKETQATLILCKHEKEDLDKRLTAALQQFETCKGERDEATSALSLAQAELERVKAHARCLEEEAAELAALRAQAALADTLSSQLQRETELRNQAEASLALERARSETCVRREASALEHAAKLTATHVAERARASEHEAKAQALAADNSSLRERIQFLESEISSLQISLNDEMERRNKETRVLARKVAELTTEAAEANKKLEWEKGEVGVLKKKHASAVKELNRELQRALKRIEQLEAKLPQNGDTTSTRTGSVTSLSSGEGPEEKLHNGHQSDLPEIQETRSPKTKEPDRQALIERIVQLQRAAARRAERCEFLEEHSKQLTNELRGKSRLLRHLLASMPGGAVTSQNSDKNKKEIARLGGGAMAAVWGGDPNGITLELSLEINKKLQAVLEDTLLKNITLKENIDTLGEEISRLKSKSVN; from the exons atgtcaGTGGAAATCATTGAAAATTCTGTCCATATTGGTGGTATCGACGACGATAACTCTGcagtaaaacaaaatgaattatCCAGTGATTCCGGCGTTGATACGTTGGAGTCATGCTCTGTTACATATCCTCCATCATCTGAGTCAGATATATCGCATATAAAGATTCCCGAATCGGATTTATTTCAGGATGATAACGTTCTCGAAGATCTCTTTTCTACAAACGAAAGTAGTTCACCTTCCTCACTTAGTAAATCCATAAGTTctgataatatacaaaatggaTACTCAAACACCGAACACAGTTGTGACGTTCATCAACTTAGTAATACTGACAATCTCTCATTAAAGGAAGGGATAATCAATAACATATCAGTTTCTCTAACAGAAAACAAGTCCTTATCTGCATCTGTAAGCAATATCACCAACATACCTGAGTCTTCCATAGACCTCAAAAAGTCAACCACCAGTCTAAATGTGCCTGtagaaaaatgtaatatagatATGTTGAGTAGAAGTGCTGAAAATTTGACAAACCTAATAGAACCTGAAATTATTTCAAGTACTGAAGCACTAAATACTGAAGAAATTCTCACACAATTTGATAATCAAAAGCGAAAAGTTGCAGCAACCCAGAAAATTGTACCAGATACCCAGCCACACATAGATTTAAAAAGTAGACTGCCAAAGGAGATACTTTCACAAGATATTGGTAGTATTGTGAGAAATGTTCATGGTATATTTTCATCTGTTTCGGGCAGTTTAAAAAGTGCATACAACAATCAACGGGTGGTCCAAAAACCAACCAAAACAGTAAAACcagttaatacaaaattattgagTGATATTTTTGAAGATGGGGTTGAGAAATTACCAGTGCTTGATACTAATGAAATCCCAAACGTCCCAGAGATTCCAAAACCAGTAGAAATAGATAGTGACATTAATAAAGACTTCAGTAAACTTCAAATTGAATCGTTAGAAAGGGTTTTAGCTGAACAAAGAAAAGATAATGTCTCTTTAAGAGAAAAAGTCAAAAGGCAAATGGAAGAATTACAGGCCAAGGACCAATCATTTAAGGAGCTCGAAGTCAAAGTTGACCTG ATGTCAAAACGTACTGAACAAGCTCAACGAGAAAAAGACGCGGCTGTGATGCGCTACGCTAGCCTTGAATGTTCAGTTATAGATGCTAAAAAGTCAGCAGAAAATGCTGTCAAAGCTGAAAAGGCCGCTATTGCAGAGAAAGACCTACTTGTCAATAAATTGAAGACCGCACGAGATGAGAAACAAAGGATTTGTCAGATGTATGATGATAAG tGTCATGAAGTATCGAATACAGAAAGGGAATTAGCTAAAGTCCGTGAGGAGTTAAAAGAGTTGGAGGGTAGGCTGAAGTGGACCCAGAGCAAACTAAGGGTTGAAATGGACGCTTATAAG GAAAGTACTGAGCGGGCGGATAAACTCTCGCAACAACTTAGCGAGTTGGAAGCGGCGAAGGAAGCTGCGGTTTTGAACGCCACCGATTCGTTGAAGGCTAAGCAATTAG AAAGTGAATTAAAAGAAACCCAAGCGACGCTCATACTATGCAAGCATGAGAAGGAAGACCTGGACAAAAGACTGACTGCAGCTCTACAGCAGTTCGAGACTTGTAAGGGGGAAAGGGACGAGGCGACTAGTGCGCTCTCTCTCGCACAGGCTGAG TTGGAAAGAGTGAAGGCGCATGCCAGGTGTCTCGAAGAAGAGGCTGCTGAGTTGGCAGCATTGAGGGCTCAGGCAGCGCTGGCCGATACACTTAGCTCACAATTGCAAAG GGAAACCGAACTCCGGAACCAAGCTGAAGCGTCACTGGCGTTGGAAAGGGCGCGGTCCGAGACGTGCGTACGTCGTGAAGCGTCCGCCCTCGAACACGCCGCGAAGCTAACGGCTACGCACGTTGCTGAACGTGCACGTGCGTCAGAACACGAAGCTAAG GCGCAAGCACTGGCAGCGGATAATTCCTCACTTCGTGAGCGAATTCAGTTCTTGGAATCGGAGATTTCGTCTCTGCAAATATCGTTGAATGATGAAATGGAGAGGAGGAACAAGGAGACCAGGGTTTTGGCCAGAAAA GTGGCTGAACTGACGACAGAAGCCGCAGAAGCTAACAAGAAGTTGGAGTGGGAGAAGGGAGAAGTTGGAGTCTTGAAGAAGAAACATGCCAGTGCTGTGAAG GAGTTGAATCGCGAACTCCAGCGTGCGTTGAAACGCATAGAACAACTCGAAGCTAAGTTACCGCAAAATGGTGACACGACATCTACGAGAACAG GCTCTGTGACGTCACTGAGCAGTGGAGAAGGTCCAGAAGAGAAGTTGCACAATGGACACCAAAGTGACTTACCAGAAATTCag GAAACTCGATCGCCTAAG ACCAAAGAACCAGATAGACAAGCCCTAATCGAAAGGATAGTCCAACTACAAAGAGCGGCAGCAAGACGCGCCGAACGATGCGAGTTCCTGGAAGAGCATTCGAAGCAGTTGACCAACGAGTTGCGGGGGAAGTCCCGGTTATTGCGACACCTTCTTGCGTCTATGCCCGGTGGAGCTGTCACATCACAGAACAGTGATAAAAATAag AAAGAGATAGCGCGTCTTGGTGGGGGAGCAATGGCGGCTGTGTGGGGGGGAGATCCGAACGGAATCACTCTTGAGCTCTCTCTTGAGATTAATAAGAAGCTTCAAGCTGTGTTGGAAGACACGCTACTTAAGAATATAACGTTGaag gaAAATATCGATACATTAGGAGAAGAAATATCAAggttaaaaagtaaaagtgttaattaa